The genomic DNA CGAGTTTGAAATTCAGCTGAAGTACAGGGCGCAATGTCACATTCCGATTCAACCATTCCTTTCTGCCTTCCCAGACGGTATATTTCACAGGCGAAGTCGTACCAGCTGCACTGCCCTTCTCCTGAAAAATGGTAAGTACCGTATTTATTTGATTTATCACTAATAATCCGAAGAATCAATTGAGACAAATCTCCCGTCCAGGTAGGAGAACCGACCTGGTCACTGACAACTTTTATCGAATCCCGTTCATTCATCAGCTTGAGCATAGTATAGACGAAATTAGGCCCGTACTGCCCGTACAGCCAGGCCGTCCGGATAATAAAATGATTTAGGCACTGATCTCTCAGTACCTCTTCCCCGGCCAGCTTACTCTGACCGTAGACTCCGATCGGCCCTGTCGGTGCATCTTCTTTCAAGGCAACAGCCGATGTCCCGTCAAAAACATAATCAGTCGATATGTGAATTATCGGGATATCCCGTACCGCAGCAATTTTAGCGAGATTTTCAACCCCGTCCCGATTGATTTTAAATGCCGAATCCCTGTCATCTTCCGCTTTATCAACAGCTGTATAAGCGGAACAGTTTATAATCCATTCGGGATTATACTTTTCAGCATGTTTTTTTAAAACTTCTGTCTCCAGAATGGATAGTTCTCTGTCCGTGCCTGAATAATCGATTTTTTCAGTATCGAAAAGCCGGCACAGCTCCTGCCCCAGCATACCACCGTTTCCCACGACCCAGATCATCGTAGGGTCTCCAGTTCCGGCAGTGAGGCATCTTTCCCGGAGATCAGCGGAAAATCGATCACCCCTTCCAGAGGCCAGTGAATATTAAGCTCCCGATCATTCCAGATGACTCCCCCATCCGATTCCGGTGCATATTCTTCCGTGCACTTATAGAGGAAATGGGTGTTGTCTTTCAGAGTCAGAAATCCGTGGCCGAACCCCGGCGGTATATACAGCATGGTTCCGTTTTCCTCTGTCAGTTCAATCCCGAAGTGCTTTCCGAATGTGGGAGAACCTTCAATCAGATCCACAGCCACATCCCAGACAGCCCCTTTGACAACCCGAACCAGCTTTCCCTGGGCATGAGGAGCCGATTGAAAATGGATACCCCTCAAAACGCCTCTTGAAGAAAAGGAGTGATTATCCTGAGCAAAACTCTCATGAATCCCGGCTTTGTCAAAATCGCTTTTCTTGTAGGTTTCCATAAAAAAACCGCGATCATCTCCGAATTTTTTCGGCTGAATGATCAGAACACCCGGAATCGGCGTCTCCTTAAACTCGAAAGGCATGGGATTCCTCTCGATCTATCATTTTTAAAAGATATTCGCCATAAGTCGATTTTTTTAATTCATCTGCCAGAACTTTAAGCTGACCGAGACTGATAAATCCCTCTCTATAGGCGATTTCTTCAATACATGCGATTTTCAAACCCTGCCTGGCTTCCAGAACTTCGACATATTGCGAAGCTTCGAGAAGCGATCCGTGGGTTCCCGTATCAAGCCA from Spirochaeta isovalerica includes the following:
- the rfbD gene encoding dTDP-4-dehydrorhamnose reductase codes for the protein MIWVVGNGGMLGQELCRLFDTEKIDYSGTDRELSILETEVLKKHAEKYNPEWIINCSAYTAVDKAEDDRDSAFKINRDGVENLAKIAAVRDIPIIHISTDYVFDGTSAVALKEDAPTGPIGVYGQSKLAGEEVLRDQCLNHFIIRTAWLYGQYGPNFVYTMLKLMNERDSIKVVSDQVGSPTWTGDLSQLILRIISDKSNKYGTYHFSGEGQCSWYDFACEIYRLGRQKGMVESECDIAPCTSAEFQTRAKRPAFSLLSKEKVKSEIHFIPPEWRASLRRFIEEITERDII
- the rfbC gene encoding dTDP-4-dehydrorhamnose 3,5-epimerase; protein product: MPFEFKETPIPGVLIIQPKKFGDDRGFFMETYKKSDFDKAGIHESFAQDNHSFSSRGVLRGIHFQSAPHAQGKLVRVVKGAVWDVAVDLIEGSPTFGKHFGIELTEENGTMLYIPPGFGHGFLTLKDNTHFLYKCTEEYAPESDGGVIWNDRELNIHWPLEGVIDFPLISGKDASLPELETLR